Genomic window (Vibrio pomeroyi):
AGAGCTTGCGTCTTTCATGGAGCGCATTGGATTTGACCGTTCAACAGAAAGAGTTCCTATCTGACCACGTAGACTCAGCATCAGATACGGTTATCTCGTACGAGAAACAATACCGAATCGGTAAGCGAACCCTTCTCGATTTGCTTAACACTGAAAATGAGTTGTTTGAAGCTCGCAAAGGCTATTTGGATGCTAAGTATGACGAACAATACGCAAAATATCGCGTAATGAACGCAACGGGCAACCTGTTGATCGGTTTGCGAGTTGAAATCCCTGAAGAATGGAATGAGAAGGTGGAATATTAATGAAGCTTACAAACACAGTATTATCGCTTTGCTTCATGGTTGTATCTACCCATGCTTTGGCTGAAAACAATGAAGACGAATTTGAATATCGCGCTCTCCCGCCTGTCACTCAAATTTACGACCTGCAAGATGATGACAACGATGGCGTAATCAATGCACGTGATTTATGCCCAGATACGCAAATTGGTGCCGAGATAGATAACGACGGTTGTGGTTCATATGTCGAGTCATCTGAGAAGAAAGAGCTCCACATACTCTTCGCCAATAACTCTACGGAAATTAACCCAGCTTTCCTTACTCAGATACGCCAGATGGCTGCATTTTTGAAGCGTTACGAAAGCACGACCATCGAGTTACAAGGTTATGCCAGCAAGGTGGGTAATGCCGCACACAACTTGAAGCTCTCTAAACAACGAGCATCGAATGTAAGGCGCGCTCTGATCAGTAATGGTATTCAGCCTTCGAGAGTCAACATCGTTGGTCATGGTGATGTTGAATTTAGTAGTGATGACACCGAAATCAACCATGCGCTTCACCGAAAAGTGGTCGCTTCTGTGGCTGGATTCAAAGGTAACATCAAAGAAGAATGGCATATCTTCACTAAAATTAAAAAGTAGCTTCAATACTACTTTTACCATACCGAAACGTTATCTTAAGTTAACGTTTCAGTATGGTGATAATTCCTTGAATAGCATATACCTAAGCCGTCTATAATGTTAATCTTGCCTCGTTATCAACATAGAGAATTAATCCATGAGCAAACTAACAGCTGATACTCAAGCAAATCTAGAACTTTTCGTTTCTGAAACACAAGAAACTAAACTGGTATGGGGCCTTCGCAATGAAGAAGGTTGGCTAGCATGTGACTCAAGTGAATTCGAAAACAGCGAAGTGATGCCTTTCTGGTCTTCGAAAGAAGACGCTCAAACTCACAACGTTGAAGAGTGGGCTGACTTTGAAGTACTAGAAATTCCACTAGATATCTTTGTAGAAGATTGGTTACTGACTCTTGCTGAAGATGGCGTTCTTGTTGGTATTAACTGGAATGCAACACTAGAAGGCAAAGAGCTTGAGCCTTCTGATCTAGCGAAATTATACATCTAATTTCAAATATCGGTCGTGCGAACACGTACGGCCGATATACCTCTGATAATACTGGTTAAATTAGAGATCCACCTCGCACAACCTCCTACATACGCCACCCAAAAATTGAAGCAACATCAAATTAGTCATAGAATATCGTTCTTTATCTGATTGATACTTTCTTGTGATTCACTCTGCTTTCGTTACCTTTCTTCTTCTCATTAGTTTTAATTCTTATAGCCAAGTATCGACTTCAGATCGTGACCACAAGTCATCCATTTATTCTTCCAATTTAGACACTAACGCAACTCCAAACGCTGATTGGAATGCGCTTTACCTTTCGACTTTAAGCCACTCCCCTGAGCGCGCGTTAAACATGCTGCAAACACGCTATACGAGCTCAACGGCTTACGGAGATAAACTTTACCTATCGTCTCTTTTGTACCAATACATGAGCCACCGCGATCAACCATTCTATGGCATAGCTTCAAATGACAGCGAATATCAAGCAATTGAAGAAGCGTTTATTTCTGCTCTGATGAAAGACGGCAAAGGTCAATATGAAGAGGCACAACAAGGCTTTTTGACCCTATTAGCGAAGATGCAATCGCGCAGCGATTTAACGGGAAGAGCGCTACTGAAATACCAACTATGCCGATCCCTAAACGAGCAAGCGAAATACCATCAAGCGAACTACTACTGCTCCGCTCTTCAATCCGATCTGCATGACATTGCCGACCCAGTATTGCCAAAATTTGGGACTTATCGAGTCATCGCCAACAATCACCATTTCCGCAGTGACTATCAAGCAGCGCTGAACACCTACCTCTCATTGATTAATGTATTCCCACAAGGGCACGATATTTCAGGAATATACAATGATGTGGGCAATTTACTCAAAGAACTAAAGCAATACGATAAATCGGCGCAGTACTTAGAAGAAGCGCTGGTACTCAGGGCTGATGCTTCCGATTTAATGAAAGCTCAAGTGCATCATAGCTTAGCTGACCTGTATCTAAATCAAGGTCAAAATGATTTAGCGATTACCCATTTTAAGCAAGCTAAAGTGTTACTGAGTGCATCATCTCATAGCTACGGTATCGCTCTAACCAACCTTGGTTTGGGTAAGGCTTACACACAAACCAATGACTATGATCTAGCAAGAAACTATTTAGTCGACTCTCTTTCTGCTTCCAACGAGCTCAACAACGATGTCATTCGAATCAACGCTTATTTGGCAATCAGCGATATGTTCGAAGAGCAAAAACTAGTGGAAGAAGCGCTCAATTATGCGCAACAAGCGTTAGAGTTAGCTGAACAAGTTACTAGACATAAACACATCGCAGGAGCTCTTCTTCAACTTTCTGATATTCATCAATCACTGGGCAATTACCAGCAAGCGTTTTACTTCTACCAACGCTACTCGTCCATACAGATGGAAGCACGAGACATTGATAACCGATTAGCCTTTGAAGCACTGGACCTGACGCACGCAAAATATGAGCAAGAGTTAGAAAGCTCCTTTCTGACACATCAGACGAAACTCGACCGCCTTCAAATTGAAAAGATGGAACATCAAAGGTGGATGTACAACATCATTGTGATTCTGTTGTTATGTGCTGCGAGCTTTACGGTATTGGTAAACAGAACCGTTCGAGCGAAGGCAGCCATTGACGCTATGACAAAAGCGTACGGTCGCACCGAAATAATACGGAGAATTAAGCGAGTAAAACGCTGTCCAGGAAAGGAAAAGCAACACGTGCTTGTTTTGCTCGACCTAGATAAGTTTAAAAAGATAAATGACCAACATGGCCACCCTACTGGCGACAAAGCACTGGTTCATGTTAGTCAGCAAATAAGAAAGCACTTAATGAATGGTGAATTGTTTGGCCGTTTAGGCGGCGAAGAGTTTGTCATCATGCTGACCGATACAAAGCCTTCTGAAGTACGGGAGCGTGTTGAGGAGTTGCACTACGCCATATCAAGCACTGTCTTCTTATCAGAAAGCAAAAAGCCACTTAATGTGACCGCGAGCTTTGCTTACCTAGCAACCTCAAACGCATTAAGTGACTTTGATGACTTGTACTCAGTTCTTGACCAAGCACTTTATCAAGCGAAGAGTAATGGCCGGAACTGTATCATCGATGCCTATAACGACCCAATAGACTTACCTGATTTTATTTATTCTCAGCCTGTTTGCGAACCAACTCAGCCATGATGCTTTCGCGGTCACCGAGGTAATCATTAAGGCCGACTTTACGTAATTCACACGCAGGACAATCGCCACAACCATCACCAATAATGCCGTTGTAGCAAGTCAGGGTTTTGTTGCGAACAAGCTCAAGTGCTGAGTATTGGTCGGCCAACGCCCATGTCTCAGCCTTGTTCAGCCACATCAGTGGTGTTTTGATATTAAGTTGCTTGTCCATGCCTTGCACTAACGCAGAATTCATCGCCTTCACGAAGTCATTGCGACAATCAGGATAGCCAGAGAAGTCTGTTTCACACACACCGGTAATCACAGTTTCAGCGCCGATCTGGTACGCGTAAATACCTGCCAGCGTTAAGAAAAGAATATTACGACCAGGAACGAATGAGTTCGGTAAACCATTCTCTTGAAGCTCGTGTGATACAGGAATATCATCACGTGTTAGAGAGCTGATCGCTAGCTCATTCAACAGAGTCACATCCATCACTTTGTGTGCTTTCACACCCAGTTCTTTTGACAATGACTCAGCCACTTCAATCTCTAGTCGGTGGCGCTGACCATAATCAAATGTAATTGCATGAACTTCGTCATACTCTTTTAATGCTTGAACAAGACATGTTGTTGAGTCTTGACCACCACTGAATACTACAACTGCTTTTTTCATTTTCATTCCTACCTAAAACTGACGAAATCTAACCAACTATGCGATCTAACCAACTACGCGATGCTCAAATACTTGTGAGTTTGGATTGATAAGCGCCAATTGCGCTCAATGCAGGTATCAATACAAAGCTGCGTCGCACGATCTTTTTGGCTAATCGGTTGCAATGCGATCACAGTGTCGCTCGAAACATCCGCTCGCTCTAATAAACCATCTAGCTGTTCGATGTCTTTTCCGGTACCTACTGGGTGTTTAATCTCATTAGCGCGTTGTAAGGCACTGTCTAAAATTTCCAGTTTCGCTTTCATTGCCACTTTCGGTGACACCGTAACCCAAGTGTCACTTGTTGCTTTCACTTCTGACGTACCGCTGGTCTCAATCTGACAACGACAACCGTGTTGCTCAAACGCTTCAGTGAGAGGGACAAGATCATAAATGCACGGCTCACCGCCAGTAATCACAATGTGCTTAGCCGTGTAACCTTGCTTGATGTATTCATTGACGATTCCTTGGGCATCAATGGCTGACCAAGTTGGTGAATCCTCTGTCTTAACCATGATATCACCAAGGCTAGTTTCATCTTCTGGCAATGCTTCCCAAGTCTGTTTGGTGTCACACCAAGAACAGCCAACTGGGCAAATTTGCAGACGAACAAAAACAGCAGGAACGCCAGTAAACACGCCCTCGCCTTGGATGGTTTCAAACATTTCATTAATCTTGTACAACTTTCCCTCAGCTCAATCATTTGATGAAATTAATCAACCGCAGACCTTAAAGCACTTACCTCTTTTGGTCAAACAAATGAGTACTGATAAATCAGTTGATCAAAGCCCTAGCCTGAAGTTTCAAGTTCCCTTATCCTTTCGCCCATTAGATTTCGTTAGCTTTTAATTTTTTAGTAAGGAACAACATGTACAAACTGATTGCTCTTGATATGGATGGCACACTGCTTAACAGTGAAAAAGTGATTTCTCAAGAAAACAAAGATGCGATTGCTAAAGCTCGTGCTGCAGGTGTGAAAGTGGTTTTGGCTTCTGGTCGCCCTTTAGAAGGCATGCAGAGTAAGCTAGATGAGCTATCAATCAACGGCGAAGATGACTTTGTACTCTTCTACAATGGCTCTATGGTTCAGAATGTGTCGACAAAAGAGATCATTCACAGCGAGATCAGCAATGGTAAAGCCGCGAAAGAAATCGCAGCACTTGCTAAGCAACTTGGTGGTTACGTTCATGCATTCAGCAAGGTTCATGGTTTAATTACGCCAGAGAACAACGAATACACCGGCATTGAAGCGCGCATTAATGGTTTACAAATTACCGAGTTCGACTTTTCTCAACTAGAAGACGATCACGAAATCATCAAGACCATGATTGTTGCTGAGCCAAGCAAGTTGACCGAAATCATCAGCAAGTTGCCACAAGAACTTAAGACTCAGTTTACCATCGTGCAAAGTGCACCCTTCTTCTTAGAGTTCTTAAATCCAAATTCGAACAAAGGTGTGGGTATTGAAGCAATCGCTAAGCACTTGGGTATTAAAGCAGAAGAAGTGATCTGTATGGGAGACGCTGAGAACGACCACCATATGCTTGAATACGCGGGCCTTGGGATTGCAATGGATAACGCAATGGAAGAAACCAAGAAGCTAGCTGACTATATTACATCAAGCAATGATGACCATGGCGTAGCTGTTGCGATTGAAAAGTTTATCTTCAACTCGTAAGCATTCGATATCGTATCGTTAAAACAAAGAAGGCTGTGCAGTGCACAGCCTTCTTTTATTTAACACGAGTAGTTTAGCTATTTCCTAGCCCAAGGTAGACGAAATGCGACAACACCAAATAGAATCAATATTGGAAAACGTAACGTTTCGACAAGAAATGAAGCGATGCCACTAAAAGAGACAAAGCTCCCAGCCCAACTGATCAACAGGTTACCAGCAAGTAACATCGCAATAACCCCAACCACGACCTTGAATGAGAACTGACCAACCAAAGGTTTTGAATCCGTTAACGTCACCAAACAAGCAATCGTCATCAAAATAGCTACCCAGAATGAGAAGGTTGGCAGTGGCCAGATAACGGTTAGAACAATTGATAGTAGGCACAGCCCCCACCAGACGCCTTTAGAGCTCAATAACACACTGATATCAACATCAGGCTTGGTATCTAACCTCACGATATGCCACGTTGTTAAGGCACCTAATATGCCTCCCATCAAGACATCGCTAAAGAAAGCACTGCCTGAGTAAGACTTAAACAACATAATCCAAAGCAGACCTGCGAGCACAATCAACAAGGATTTTTGCTCAAACAGGCGTTTAAGCTTCCAAAGCACCAACAAAGTTAAACTAACCCATAGAGCCGCTAGTTGGCTTGGAAAGCTATAGCCACTGCTCATCACCAATTTCAACGTTGGAAGATAAGCGTGCGGACGTGGGAAACCAAAGCCTTGGTGCGCGATTAGCGTAAGCAGTGTCACAGATATCAACGTGAAACCAAACTTCAATGCGAAATTACGGCCAAAATGCCAAGCAATTAACGGCAAGATGATGATGAAAACCCAAGGCTTTGCGAGTAAGTCAGTCAGAAGTACCGTGTTAGAAAACACACTCGGTAAATTATCGAACGTGTTTTGAAGTGAAACAATCCAGTTCAATTCAACTTGGTGAACTTTCGGCGCAGCGCCCACCAGCTCAGTAACATAAGTCACTGGTTGATCAGTCGCGGAAAGAAACAGTTCGTTAATCTCAGACCACTGTTCTGGGTAACGATACTGGTTTGCTTCCAACTCAGTAGGAGGAAGTAACATCGCTCTGCTGACCTCGACTCCATAGTGAGGAGCAAACCAGATAGGAAGTTCAAAACCACCTAGCTCATTTCGAGCTTGATAGCTGATCACTTCAGAATCAGAGACACAATCAAACACAACGGCGCTATCGGTGTAACCCAGCACATCACCAACAGTAACGGACAAACCGGCCTCTTCCCAAGTTTCACGTTGCGCTGCAATCGCTGGCGGCTCACCAGAAACAACCGTGCCACCCGGTAGAGATAATTGACCTGTGATCAGTTCATCAACCAACACAATTTGGTTATCAGCACGCACTACACATAAGGCGCCCGCAATATGATCAGGCAAGTTGTTGCTCGCCCAAGCGGAAGTAGTACTCAAAAGAGAAATAATAAGAACTAATAAATATCGAATAACCAACGAATTTACCTAAAAATAATAGAAAAAAATAAAGACTGCTAATGCATCGAGCCTAGGGTCTGCTGATCTTTTGTGGTGAAATTTTGTTCGAGATAAAATCGTTTTAGGCGCGGCGAAGAGTATGTAGCCTAGTCATTCTAAGCAAATAGTCTTCAACAAAGAATAAAACGGTTTTAGCCGAACCCTTCGGGCAGCATTTGTGGTTCATTTCTAATGCATTATCGGTTTTCATCTAGGCTAGCTATATATCAAAGCCGCTGCCTTGTATGAATTCCCCACAAAGTGCTGCAAAAATCAGCGCGGAAGGTCAACAGACCCTATTGTAATTAAATCCACATAAAATCGCTGTCTATGTTTTGTTCAAAGCCTTCCTCATCCACTGAATGTGAGGTGTGAACCCCATTTTTCGATAGAAGTCCTTGGCAGGTGAATTAAAGTCCCAAACCTCAACAAAAACCTGAGTCACGCCGTAGTCTTCAAAAGTAGACTCGACACGATTAAACAGCATCTGGGCGACTTCTGCTTTTCGGTATTCTGGCAAAACAAAAAGCTCATCGACACTGCCCATCTGAACCGGTTTACTCACAGTAGAGATAAGCTCGCAAAAATGCCCCGAAATGAAACCAACAATCAGTTCACCTCTTAACGCCACATACACCAAACATTCAGGATCATCTAAGTATCTTGCAATACTCTTCTCCTGCTCTATCTCTTCTGCTGTTTTAAAATGCTCAGGACAAGCAATGTGATGATGGTGATGAAGATCGAACATTAACTCGTTAAGTTGTTCGAGATCGGTATGCTTTGCAGCCCTTAAAGTGACGTTCATGACAAGTACGCTTCTTAAACCCAATTAATATCTAAACAGAGTCTAGTTTACTTGCAGTGAGTATCTATACAAGTTATTGAATTAATTCGTTGTTTGAACTGAGTGTTTTAAATACAAAAATGGCCAC
Coding sequences:
- a CDS encoding OmpA family protein, with protein sequence MKLTNTVLSLCFMVVSTHALAENNEDEFEYRALPPVTQIYDLQDDDNDGVINARDLCPDTQIGAEIDNDGCGSYVESSEKKELHILFANNSTEINPAFLTQIRQMAAFLKRYESTTIELQGYASKVGNAAHNLKLSKQRASNVRRALISNGIQPSRVNIVGHGDVEFSSDDTEINHALHRKVVASVAGFKGNIKEEWHIFTKIKK
- a CDS encoding DUF2750 domain-containing protein, whose translation is MSKLTADTQANLELFVSETQETKLVWGLRNEEGWLACDSSEFENSEVMPFWSSKEDAQTHNVEEWADFEVLEIPLDIFVEDWLLTLAEDGVLVGINWNATLEGKELEPSDLAKLYI
- a CDS encoding diguanylate cyclase, coding for MIHSAFVTFLLLISFNSYSQVSTSDRDHKSSIYSSNLDTNATPNADWNALYLSTLSHSPERALNMLQTRYTSSTAYGDKLYLSSLLYQYMSHRDQPFYGIASNDSEYQAIEEAFISALMKDGKGQYEEAQQGFLTLLAKMQSRSDLTGRALLKYQLCRSLNEQAKYHQANYYCSALQSDLHDIADPVLPKFGTYRVIANNHHFRSDYQAALNTYLSLINVFPQGHDISGIYNDVGNLLKELKQYDKSAQYLEEALVLRADASDLMKAQVHHSLADLYLNQGQNDLAITHFKQAKVLLSASSHSYGIALTNLGLGKAYTQTNDYDLARNYLVDSLSASNELNNDVIRINAYLAISDMFEEQKLVEEALNYAQQALELAEQVTRHKHIAGALLQLSDIHQSLGNYQQAFYFYQRYSSIQMEARDIDNRLAFEALDLTHAKYEQELESSFLTHQTKLDRLQIEKMEHQRWMYNIIVILLLCAASFTVLVNRTVRAKAAIDAMTKAYGRTEIIRRIKRVKRCPGKEKQHVLVLLDLDKFKKINDQHGHPTGDKALVHVSQQIRKHLMNGELFGRLGGEEFVIMLTDTKPSEVRERVEELHYAISSTVFLSESKKPLNVTASFAYLATSNALSDFDDLYSVLDQALYQAKSNGRNCIIDAYNDPIDLPDFIYSQPVCEPTQP
- the queC gene encoding 7-cyano-7-deazaguanine synthase QueC, producing MKKAVVVFSGGQDSTTCLVQALKEYDEVHAITFDYGQRHRLEIEVAESLSKELGVKAHKVMDVTLLNELAISSLTRDDIPVSHELQENGLPNSFVPGRNILFLTLAGIYAYQIGAETVITGVCETDFSGYPDCRNDFVKAMNSALVQGMDKQLNIKTPLMWLNKAETWALADQYSALELVRNKTLTCYNGIIGDGCGDCPACELRKVGLNDYLGDRESIMAELVRKQAENK
- the queE gene encoding 7-carboxy-7-deazaguanine synthase QueE, with product MFETIQGEGVFTGVPAVFVRLQICPVGCSWCDTKQTWEALPEDETSLGDIMVKTEDSPTWSAIDAQGIVNEYIKQGYTAKHIVITGGEPCIYDLVPLTEAFEQHGCRCQIETSGTSEVKATSDTWVTVSPKVAMKAKLEILDSALQRANEIKHPVGTGKDIEQLDGLLERADVSSDTVIALQPISQKDRATQLCIDTCIERNWRLSIQTHKYLSIA
- a CDS encoding Cof-type HAD-IIB family hydrolase — encoded protein: MYKLIALDMDGTLLNSEKVISQENKDAIAKARAAGVKVVLASGRPLEGMQSKLDELSINGEDDFVLFYNGSMVQNVSTKEIIHSEISNGKAAKEIAALAKQLGGYVHAFSKVHGLITPENNEYTGIEARINGLQITEFDFSQLEDDHEIIKTMIVAEPSKLTEIISKLPQELKTQFTIVQSAPFFLEFLNPNSNKGVGIEAIAKHLGIKAEEVICMGDAENDHHMLEYAGLGIAMDNAMEETKKLADYITSSNDDHGVAVAIEKFIFNS
- a CDS encoding phosphatase PAP2 family protein; protein product: MVIRYLLVLIISLLSTTSAWASNNLPDHIAGALCVVRADNQIVLVDELITGQLSLPGGTVVSGEPPAIAAQRETWEEAGLSVTVGDVLGYTDSAVVFDCVSDSEVISYQARNELGGFELPIWFAPHYGVEVSRAMLLPPTELEANQYRYPEQWSEINELFLSATDQPVTYVTELVGAAPKVHQVELNWIVSLQNTFDNLPSVFSNTVLLTDLLAKPWVFIIILPLIAWHFGRNFALKFGFTLISVTLLTLIAHQGFGFPRPHAYLPTLKLVMSSGYSFPSQLAALWVSLTLLVLWKLKRLFEQKSLLIVLAGLLWIMLFKSYSGSAFFSDVLMGGILGALTTWHIVRLDTKPDVDISVLLSSKGVWWGLCLLSIVLTVIWPLPTFSFWVAILMTIACLVTLTDSKPLVGQFSFKVVVGVIAMLLAGNLLISWAGSFVSFSGIASFLVETLRFPILILFGVVAFRLPWARK
- a CDS encoding GNAT family N-acetyltransferase; translation: MNVTLRAAKHTDLEQLNELMFDLHHHHHIACPEHFKTAEEIEQEKSIARYLDDPECLVYVALRGELIVGFISGHFCELISTVSKPVQMGSVDELFVLPEYRKAEVAQMLFNRVESTFEDYGVTQVFVEVWDFNSPAKDFYRKMGFTPHIQWMRKALNKT